Within Sinorhizobium sp. RAC02, the genomic segment TCTTCTTCATCCTGATGACCATCTGCTTCATCGACGTCATCGCGGGCTTTGCGGTCTCGATCCGCACGGCGGGCCGGGATCTCTCGATCGGGCTCTGACAAGGCGCGGGGAGGCCCCGCGCCGTTTCTGGTCTCAGCTCAGGTTGTCGAGCTTGGTCTGCAGCGCGCGCAGTTGTTCCTTCAGCTCGTCGAGATCCTTGGGCTCGGCCTTGCGGGTTTCCTTCGGCGGCGTGGCATTGGCGAAGGGGGCGAACATCTTCATCGCCTGCTGGAACAGTTCGGTGTTGCGCCGCGTCGTTTCCTCGATCAGCGCCATCGGCACCTGCAGGTTCTTGGCAAGCGGCGTATCGCCCAGCGCCTTGTTGATCTGCTCGCGCATCTGCGAATGCTGCTCGGTGAAGGCCTGCATGGAGTGTTCGAGATAGCTCGGCACCACCATCTGCATCTGATCGCCGTAGTAGGAAATCAGCTGGCGCAGGAAGGAGATCGGCAGGAGCGTGTTGCCGGTCTTGGATTCCTGCTCGAAGATGATCTGCGTCAGCACCGAATGGGTGATGTCGTCGCCCGATTTCGCATCCTGCACGGTGAAGTCCTCGCCCTTCTTCACCATGACTGCGAGATCGTCGAGCGTCACATAGGTGCTCGTGCCCGTATTGTAGAGGCGGCGGTTGGCGTATTTCTTGATGACGATCTGACCGTCGTTCTTGGCCATTAGGGTCTCCTCATCCCCGTGTTCCTGTTTCTTTTTTGATGCCGGGGAGTATCCGCAAAAACAGGCTTCCTGACAATCGAATTGTGCGATGCGGCGAGGAATGCTGCGCAACATGGAATTTCATGCTGCATGCCCGTTCGATGAAATTTTAGCGCTGCGGGATATCCCGTTTGACTCTCCCCCTCCGCTTTGCCAGTTTTGATTTGGGAGAACCGCCGGGCTCGCGCCGTTCGCGCATCGGGCCCGGTTCCAGGGCCGTCCGCAAGGCCGTCAGAACTGAGGAAGTTACACCATGAGCACCCCATCCATCGTCATCGCCAGCGCCGCCCGCACCGCGGTCGGGTCCTTCAACGGAGCCTTCGCCAACACGCCCGCCCATGAACTCGGGGCGACGGCGATTTCGGCGGTTCTGGAGCGCGCGGGCGTGGCAGCGGGCGAGGTGAACGAGGTGATCCTCGGCCAGGTGCTGCAGGCCGGCGAAGGCCAGAACCCAGCCCGCCAGGCCGCAATGAAGGCCGGTGTGCCGCAGGAAGCCACCGCCTGGACCATGAACCAGCTCTGCGGTTCGGGTCTTCGCGCCGTGGCACTCGGCATGCAGCAGATCGCGACGGGTGACGCGAACATCATCGTTGCCGGCGGCATGGAATCCATGTCCATGGCGCCGCATTGCGCGCATATGCGCGCCGGCGTGAAGATGGGCGACTTCAAGATGATCGACACGATGATCAAGGACGGCCTGACCGACGCCTTCTACGGCTACCATATGGGCATCACCGCGGAAAATGTCGCCAAGCAGTGGCAGCTTTCGCGCGACGAGCAGGACGCCTTCGCCGTGTCTTCGCAAAACAAGGCCGAGGCCGCCCAGAAGGACGGACGCTTCCGGGACGAGATCGTTCCCTTCATCGTCAAGACCCGCAAGGGCGACGTGTCGGTCGATGCCGACGAATATATCCGCCATGGCGCGACGCTCGATTCGATGGCCAAGCTTCGCCCGGCCTTCGACAAGGACGGCACGGTCACGGCGGCCAATGCCTCTGGCCTCAATGACGGTGCGGCCGCAGCCCTCCTGATGTCGGAAGCCGAAGCCTCGCGCCGCGGCATCCAGCCGCTCGCCCGCATCGTTTCCTGGGCGACCGCCGGCGTCGACCCGAAGATCATGGGCACCGGCCCGATCCCGGCGTCGCGCAAGGCGCTCGATCGCGCCGGCTGGAAGATCGGCGATCTCGACCTCGTGGAAGCCAACGAAGCCTTCGCGGCGCAGGCCTGCGCGGTCAACAAGGACCTCGGCTGGGATCCATCGATCGTCAACGTCAACGGCGGCGCGATCGCCATCGGTCATCCGATCGGCGCCTCTGGCGCCCGTATCCTCAACACGCTCCTTTTCGAGATGAAGCGCCGCGGCGTCTCGAAGGGCCTCGCCACGCTTTGCATCGGCGGCGGCATGGGCGTGGCGATGTGCGTCGAGAGCCTGTAAGCATCGACTGACATTCTGCTTTGCCAGGACCTGCCGCCAGCGGGCGACAGGTCGACTCAAAAAACAGTTTCAGGGGAGTGAGCGACATGAGCAGGGTAGCATTGGTAACGGGTGGATCGCGGGGCATTGGTGCTGCCATTTCGGTGGCGCTGAAGGCCGCGGGATACAAGGTGGCTGCAAGCTATGCCGGCAATGACGATGCCGCCAATGCCTTCAAGGCCGAAACGGGCATCCCCG encodes:
- a CDS encoding acetyl-CoA C-acetyltransferase, whose protein sequence is MSTPSIVIASAARTAVGSFNGAFANTPAHELGATAISAVLERAGVAAGEVNEVILGQVLQAGEGQNPARQAAMKAGVPQEATAWTMNQLCGSGLRAVALGMQQIATGDANIIVAGGMESMSMAPHCAHMRAGVKMGDFKMIDTMIKDGLTDAFYGYHMGITAENVAKQWQLSRDEQDAFAVSSQNKAEAAQKDGRFRDEIVPFIVKTRKGDVSVDADEYIRHGATLDSMAKLRPAFDKDGTVTAANASGLNDGAAAALLMSEAEASRRGIQPLARIVSWATAGVDPKIMGTGPIPASRKALDRAGWKIGDLDLVEANEAFAAQACAVNKDLGWDPSIVNVNGGAIAIGHPIGASGARILNTLLFEMKRRGVSKGLATLCIGGGMGVAMCVESL
- the phaR gene encoding polyhydroxyalkanoate synthesis repressor PhaR translates to MAKNDGQIVIKKYANRRLYNTGTSTYVTLDDLAVMVKKGEDFTVQDAKSGDDITHSVLTQIIFEQESKTGNTLLPISFLRQLISYYGDQMQMVVPSYLEHSMQAFTEQHSQMREQINKALGDTPLAKNLQVPMALIEETTRRNTELFQQAMKMFAPFANATPPKETRKAEPKDLDELKEQLRALQTKLDNLS